A stretch of the Medicago truncatula cultivar Jemalong A17 chromosome 5, MtrunA17r5.0-ANR, whole genome shotgun sequence genome encodes the following:
- the LOC11423544 gene encoding ADP-ribosylation factor, producing the protein MGQVFRKLFDTFFGNSEMRVVMLGLDAAGKTTILYKLHIGEVLSTVPTIGFNVEKVQYKNVVFTVWDVGGQEKLRPLWRHYFNNTDGLIYVVDSLDRERISQAKQEFQAIINDPFMLNSVILVFANKQDLRGAMTPMEICEGLGLFDLKNRKWHIQGTCALKGDGLYEGLDWLSSTLKEIKATGSGASSF; encoded by the exons ATGGGTCAAGTTTTTCGGAAGTTGTTTGACACATTCTTTGGCAACTCTGAGATGAGG GTTGTGATGCTTGGTCTTGATGCTGCTGGCAAAACTACTATTCTCTACAAACTTCACATTGGTGAAGTTTTATCTACTGTTCCCACTATTG GTTTCAATGTGGAGAAAGTTCAGTATAAGAATGTTGTTTTTACAGTTTGGGATGTTGGAGGACAAGAGAAATTAAGGCCACTTTGGAGGCACTATTTTAACAACACTGATGGTCTG atttatgttgttgatagCCTGGATCGTGAGAGGATAAGCCAAGCAAAGCAGGAATTTCAG GCAATCATAAATGACCCATTTATGCTTAATAGTGTCATATTGGTATTTGCAAACAAACAGGACCTG AGAGGGGCGATGACGCCGATGGAAATATGTGAAGGACTAGGCCTCTTTGATCTAAAGAATAGAAAATGGCACATACAAGGCACTTGTGCCCTCAAGGGAGATGGCCTTTACGAGGGCTTGGACTGGTTGTCTTCAACTCTGAAGGAGATAAAAGCTACTGGATCAGGAGCCTCATCCTTCTAA
- the LOC11440933 gene encoding ADP-ribosylation factor — protein MGQAFRKLFDTLFGNTEIRVVMVGLDNAGKTTILYKLQIGKVVSTIPTVGFNVEKVGYKNVDFTVWDVGGQGRHNLRPLWKNYFTSIDGLIYVVDCHDRERIYQVKQEFQTTINEPSMLNNIILVFANKQDLKGAMTITEVCEGLGLFDLRNRKWHIQGTCALKGDGLFEGLDWLASTLKEKKAAEYS, from the exons ATGGGTCAAGCTTTTCGGAAGCTGTTTGACACCCTCTTTGGCAATACCGAGATCAGG GTTGTGATGGTTGGTCTTGACAATGCTGGCAAAACAACTATACTCTATAAGCTTCAAATTGGAAAAGTTGTATCTACTATTCCTACTGTTG GTTTCAATGTGGAGAAAGTTGGGTATAAGAATGTTGATTTTACGGTTTGGGATGTTGGAGGGCAAGGACGACACAATTTAAGGCCACTTTGGAAGAACTATTTTACCAGCATTGATGGTTTG atttatgttgttgattgcCATGACCGTGAGAGAATATATCAAGTAAAGCAGGAATTTCAG ACAACCATAAATGAGCCTTCTATGCTTAACAATATCATACTGGTGTTTGCAAACAAACAGGACCTT AAAGGAGCGATGACGATAACGGAAGTATGTGAAGGATTAGGTCTGTTTGATCTAAGGAACAGAAAATGGCACATACAAGGAACTTGTGCTCTAAAGGGAGATGGCCTTTTTGAGGGCTTGGATTGGCTGGCTTCAACTTTGAAGGAGAAAAAAGCTGCTGAATACTCTTAA
- the LOC120575799 gene encoding mitochondrial inner membrane protease subunit 2 — MMGTRNLVWNVTKKLATIGLITFTVSDRYATVVPVRGASMSPTFNPKTNSFTDDYVFVEKLCLDKFKFSHGDIVIFSSPSNFKETHIKRIIALPGEWFVNRHNQDVLKVPEGHCWVEGDNAASSTDSKSYGPVPLGLVRGRVTHVVWPPQRIGAVKNTTPERLPSS, encoded by the exons ATGATGGGGACAAGAAATTTAGTTTGGAATGTTACTAAAAAATTGGCCACAATTGGTCTCATTACTTTCACTGTCTCTGATCGTTATGCAACTGTTGTTCCTGTTCGTGGTGCTTCTATGTCTCCCACTTTCAATCCCAAAACTAATTCCTTCAcag ATGATTATGTCTTTGTTGAGAAACTTTGCCTTGATAAGTTCAAGTTTTCGCACGGTGATATCGTCATCTTCAG TTCCCCGTCGAATTTTAAGGAGACACACATAAAGAGAATAATTGCATTACCTGGTGAGTGGTTTGTTAATCGTCATAACCAGGACGTACTGAAGGTTCCAGAAGGGCATTGTTGGGTTGAGGGAGACAATGCAGCTTCTAGCACAGATTCAAAATCATATGGACCT GTTCCATTGGGTCTAGTACGAGGAAGGGTTACTCATGTTGTTTGGCCTCCTCAAAGAATAGGAGCTGTCAAGAATACTACACCAGAAAGATTACCTTCTTCATAG
- the LOC11424791 gene encoding uncharacterized protein, whose protein sequence is MITTTTLINLKNQVLLVLYLIIVSPLHLLFHMLLRSKCNCFFPSKPNPSDHHHLLPNTFSLNTPLPQWPQGQDFASGIVNLGEIEVCKITKFETVWNSNVMVEPRKAITFYKPVGIPDGFHILGHYCQPSYKPLWGFVLAAKQVADSSYNNICNQNKLPALRNPLDFALVWCTNSGRKKIAMPVDSAAYFWLPQPPEGYKALGYLVTNNREKPNLDEISCVRVDLTDKCEPYRTLLDAGNIIPEFPFWAWSLRPCDRGMLGKGVSVGTFYCSGCCWNNGEELPVVCLKNLNPTPSAMPWIDQIHALIEHYGPTVFFHPEEIYLPSSVDWFFNNGALLYRKGVSEGETIDEGGSNLPGGGTNDGEFWIDLPNDKSRREFIKHGDLESAKLYVHVKPAFGGTFTDIVMWIFCPFNGPSTLKFGMKSMAFSKVGEHIGDWEHFTLRISNFTGELWSIYYSQHSGGKWVDAYELEYIDGNKAIVYASKNGHASYPHPGTYIQGSSKLGIGIRNDARRSNLRVDSSVHYEIVAAAYLGDVVKEPQWLQYMRQWGPKIVYDSKTELDKILNSLPLRLRSSFGNLFRKLPVELYGEEGPTGPKEKNNWIGDERW, encoded by the exons ATGATCACAACAACCACTTTGATCAATCTGAAGAACCAAGTGTTACTTGTTCTTTACTTAATTATTGTATCTCCTCTGCACCTTCTCTTCCATATGCTTCTTCGTTCCAAATGCAACTGCTTTTTTCCTTCCAAACCCAATCCATCcgatcatcatcatcttcttcccaACACTTTTTCTCTCAACACCCCTCTTCCCCAATGGCCTCAAG GACAGGATTTTGCTTCTGGAATTGTGAACCTTGGTGAAATTGAAGTATGCAAGATCACAAAGTTTGAGACTGTTTGGAACAGCAATGTGATGGTGGAGCCGAGAAAAGCTATTACATTCTATAAACCAGTGGGAATTCCAGATGGGTTTCATATCCTTGGTCACTATTGTCAACCTAGCTACAAGCCTTTATGGGGTTTTGTACTTGCTGCTAAACAAGTAGCAGATTCCTCGTATAATAACATTTGCAACCAGAACAAATTACCAGCTTTAAGGAACCCGCTTGATTTTGCTCTAGTATGGTGTACTAATTCAGGAAGAAAGAAAATCGCCATGCCGGTTGATTCTGCTGCTTACTTTTGGCTACCTCAACCTCCTGAAGGTTACAAGGCTCTTGGCTACTTGGTTACTAACAACCGTGAGAAGCCTAATTTAGATGAAATTAGTTGCGTTCGTGTTGACCTAACCGATAAATGTGAACCTTACCGTACATTACTTGATGCTGGAAATATAATTCCCGAATTTCCATTTTGGGCTTGGAGTTTGAGACCCTGTGACCGTGGTATGTTAGGGAAAGGGGTTTCAGTAGGGACTTTTTACTGCAGTGGTTGTTGTTGGAACAACGGAGAAGAGTTACCTGTTGTGTGTTTGAAGAATTTGAATCCAACGCCATCAGCAATGCCGTGGATCGACCAAATACATGCACTTATAGAGCATTATGGCCCTACTGTTTTCTTTCATCCAGAGGAAATTTACTTGCCTTCTTCTGTTGATTGGTTTTTCAACAATGGAGCCCTTTTGTACCGAAAGGGTGTTTCTGAAGGCGAGACTATCGATGAAGGTGGATCAAATTTGCCGGGTGGAGGAACAAATGATGGGGAATTTTGGATAGATTTGCCAAATGATAAAAGTAGAAGGGAATTTATCAAACACGGGGATTTGGAAAGTGCTAAACTTTATGTTCATGTGAAACCAGCATTTGGTGGAACTTTCACAGACATTGTAATGTGGATTTTTTGTCCTTTCAATGGACCTTCTACTCTCAAATTTGGAATGAAAAGCATGGCTTTTAGCAAAGTTGGTGAACATATAGGTGATTGGGAGCATTTCACACTTCGAATAAGTAACTTCACTGGAGAACTTTGGAGTATATATTACTCACAGCACAGTGGTGGTAAATGGGTTGATGCATATGAATTAGAGTATATTGATGGCAATAAAGCTATTGTATATGCATCAAAAAATGGACATGCAAGTTACCCTCATCCTGGAACCTACATACAAGGATCGTCAAAACTTGGAATTGGTATCAGGAATGATGCTAGACGTAGTAATTTGCGTGTGGATTCGAGTGTTCATTATGAGATCGTTGCAGCTGCGTATTTAGGCGATGTTGTTAAAGAGCCTCAATGGTTGCAGTATATGAGACAATGGGGTCCTAAAATTGTTTATGATTCAAAAACTGAGCTTGATAAGATTTTAAATTCTCTTCCTTTAAGGCTTAGAAGTTCATTTGGTAATTTGTTTAGAAAGCTTCCTGTGGAACTGTATGGTGAGGAAGGTCCTACAGGGCCTAAAGAGAAAAATAACTGGATTGGAGATGAAAGATGGTGA
- the LOC11433722 gene encoding uncharacterized protein isoform X1 codes for MRITMNTHFLSCERSTMLLHQNSSPLLRRFRFRYVKFKPHRSRFRCLLPQIAVQSSANVIAAAAKAASVHGAVYSAINHVAVTAVAIASGACLSTKVDFLWPKPDEQPGTIMQDGVDVTGYPIFTDAKVQKAIAFATKAHLGQIRKTGDPYLAHCIHTGRILAALVPSSGKRAVETIVAGILHDVVDDTCQSLQDIEAEFGDDVAELVAGVSRLSYINQLLRRHRRVNVNQGVLGQEEASNLRGMLLGMIDDPRVVLIKLADRLHNMRTIYALPMHKAQAVAEETLIIWCSLASRLGLWALKAELEDLCFAVLQPQIFQSMRADLASMWSPSARIGSSGRLYLKGNLIPLAEKSSTSFYNKSLAFNEGLCSMKDLLEAVVPFDVLLDRRKRANFLYSIANNVETCTKPKVVQDAGLALASLVICEEALERELIISASYVPGMEVTLSSRLKSLYSIYSKMKRKDTSIDKVYDARALRVVVGDKNGALHGPAVQCCYSLLDIVHRLWTPIDGEFDDYIINPKPSGYQSLHTAVEGPDNSPLEVQIRTQRMHEYAEHGLAAHWLYKETGNPFSSVDRMDTPETDASSSIDKMDAPETEASSSIDRMDTPETEASSYFSKDTEAENSSDILLSKNKSLKAGHPVLRVEGSHLLAAVIISVENEARELLVAVSFQLAASDAVADRRSFFQDKRWEAYARLYKKVSDEWWFEPGHGDWCTCLEKYTLCRDGMYHKQDQFGRLLPTFVQVINFTEQEESEYWDVVSAVFEGKQVDCIASQSKLDLVPSTSMDASINNKVHLLRTMLSWEEQLRSEVNINQTKHDAKFDGPRGPLNLGEVVVICWPNGEIMRLKAGSSAVDAAQRTGLEGKLVLINGHLALPNTKLKDGDVLEVRI; via the exons atgAGAATCACCATGAACACTCACTTCCTCTCATGCGAACGTTCTACAATGTTacttcatcaaaattcatctCCACTTCTTCGCAGATTCCGTTTCCGTTATGTGAAATTCAAACCTCACCGTTCGCGATTTCGTTGCTTGCTTCCTCAAATCGCGGTTCAATCTTCCGCCAATGTAATCGCCGCCGCTGCAAAAGCCGCTTCCGTACACGGTGCCGTTTATTCCGCTATCAATCATGTTGCTGTTACTGCCGTTGCTATTGCTTCCGGTGCTTGTCTTTCTACTAAGGTTGATTTCTTGTGGCCGAAACCGGATGAGCAACCAG GTACCATTATGCAGGATGGAGTAGATGTTACTGGCTATCCTATATTTACTGATGCAAAG GTACAGAAGGCTATAGCTTTTGCAACGAAGGCACACCTTGGCCAAATCCGGAAAACAGGCGATCCTTATTTAGCTCATTGTATTCATACAGGGAGAATTTTGGCTGCGTTGGTTCCATCAAGTGGTAAACGA GCTGTTGAAACAATTGTGGCTGGTATTTTACATGACGTGGTCGATGACACCTGCCAAAGTTTACAGGACATCGAGGCAGAGTTTGGGGATGATGTGGCCGAGTTGGTAGCCGGTGTTTCTAGGCTGAGTTATATAAATCAG CTGTTACGCAGACATCGAAGGGTAAATGTCAACCAGGGTGTCCTTGGCCAAGAAGAG GCAAGTAATTTACGAGGCATGCTTTTGGGAATGATTGACGACCCGCGTGTTGTCCTCATCAAGCTTGCTGATCGTCTTCACAACATGAGAACAAT TTATGCTCTGCCAATGCATAAGGCTCAAGCTGTTGCAGAGGAAACATTAATTATTTGGTGTTCACTTGCTTCGAGATTGGGTCTGTGGGCATTGAAAGCTGAACTTGAAGATCTATGCTTTGCAGTTCTACAg CCTCAAATATTTCAAAGCATGAGAGCTGATCTGGCTTCCATGTGGAGCCCTTCAGCCAGAATAGGAAGCTCAGGAAGATTATATCTGAAAGGCAACCTGATACCTTTGGCCGAGAAAAGTTCAACTTCTTTTTACAACAAATCCTTGGCATTCAATGAGGGTCTCTGCAGTATGAAG GATCTGTTGGAAGCTGTTGTCCCATTTGATGTATTATTGGATCGGAGAAAACGGGCTAACTTTCTCTATAGTATTGCTAATAATGTGGAGACATGCACGAAACCAAAGGTTGTTCAGGATGCTGGGTTAGCTTTGGCATCATTGGTAATTTGTGAGGAAGCACTTGAGCGAGAATTGATCATATCGGCTTC TTACGTTCCAGGAATGGAGGTTACATTATCAAGCCGACTAAAAAGCCTGTATAGTATATACAGTAAG ATGAAACGAAAGGATACAAGCATTGATAAAGTATATGATGCACGTGCATTAAGAGTAGTTGTAGGAGACAAAAATGGAGCTTTACATGGACCTGCAGTTCAGTGCTGCTATAGTCTTCTTGACATTGTACACAG ACTTTGGACACCGATAGATGGTGAATTTGATGACTACATCATTAATCCCAAGCCTAGTGGCTATCAG TCCTTGCACACTGCAGTTGAAGGTCCTGACAACTCCCCTTTAGAAGTACAAATAAGAACACAG AGGATGCACGAGTATGCTGAACATGGACTGGCCGCACATTGGCTTTATAAGGAAACCGGAAATCCTTTTTCATCCGTAGACAGAATGGATACACCTGAAACAGATGCATCCTCATCCATAGACAAAATGGATGCACCTGAAACAGAAGCATCCTCGTCTATAGACAGAATGGATACACCTGAAACAGAAGCATCCTCCTATTTTTCCAAAGACACAGAAGCGGAAAATTCTTCAGATATTTTACTGAGCAAGAATAAGTCATTGAAGGCTGGACACCCGGTCCTTAGAGTAGAAGGAAGTCACCTACTTGCTGCTGTTATCATCAG TGTAGAAAATGAAGCAAGAGAATTGCTAGTTGCTGTAAGCTTTCAGCTGGCAGCTTCTGATGCAGTAGCTGATAGAAGATCATTTTTCCAGGATAAGCGATGGGAAGCTTATGCACGGCTATACAAAAAG GTGTCTGATGAATGGTGGTTTGAACCAGGACATGGGGATTGGTGTACTTGTCTAGAGAAATACACACTGTGTCGAGATGGTATGTATCACAAG CAAGACCAATTTGGGCGCCTTCTACCTACATTCGTCCAGGTTATCAATTTTACCGAGCAAGAAGAATCTGAATATTGGGACGTTGTATCTGCTGTGTTTGAGGGCAAGCAAGTGGATTGTATTGCATCGCAATCAAAATTAGACTTGGTTCCGTCAACTTCTATGGATGCTAGCATCAATAATAAG GTGCACCTTCTGAGAACAATGCTTTCCTGGGAAGAGCAATTGCGTTCTGAAGTAAATATCAATCAAACAAAGCACGATGCAAAGTTTGATGGTCCACGTGGTCCTCTTAACCTTGGAGAAGTGGTAGTTATATGTTGGCCTAATGGTGAAATTATGAGGTTGAAAGCTGGTAGCAGTGCTGTTGATGCTGCACAAAGAACTGGTTTGGAGGGAAAACTGGTTTTGATCAACGGACATTTAGCATTGCCTAATACAAAACTCAAAGATGGCGATGTTCTTGAAGTAAGAATCTAA
- the LOC11433722 gene encoding uncharacterized protein isoform X2, whose protein sequence is MLLAILYLLMQRQVQKAIAFATKAHLGQIRKTGDPYLAHCIHTGRILAALVPSSGKRAVETIVAGILHDVVDDTCQSLQDIEAEFGDDVAELVAGVSRLSYINQLLRRHRRVNVNQGVLGQEEASNLRGMLLGMIDDPRVVLIKLADRLHNMRTIYALPMHKAQAVAEETLIIWCSLASRLGLWALKAELEDLCFAVLQPQIFQSMRADLASMWSPSARIGSSGRLYLKGNLIPLAEKSSTSFYNKSLAFNEGLCSMKDLLEAVVPFDVLLDRRKRANFLYSIANNVETCTKPKVVQDAGLALASLVICEEALERELIISASYVPGMEVTLSSRLKSLYSIYSKMKRKDTSIDKVYDARALRVVVGDKNGALHGPAVQCCYSLLDIVHRLWTPIDGEFDDYIINPKPSGYQSLHTAVEGPDNSPLEVQIRTQRMHEYAEHGLAAHWLYKETGNPFSSVDRMDTPETDASSSIDKMDAPETEASSSIDRMDTPETEASSYFSKDTEAENSSDILLSKNKSLKAGHPVLRVEGSHLLAAVIISVENEARELLVAVSFQLAASDAVADRRSFFQDKRWEAYARLYKKVSDEWWFEPGHGDWCTCLEKYTLCRDGMYHKQDQFGRLLPTFVQVINFTEQEESEYWDVVSAVFEGKQVDCIASQSKLDLVPSTSMDASINNKVHLLRTMLSWEEQLRSEVNINQTKHDAKFDGPRGPLNLGEVVVICWPNGEIMRLKAGSSAVDAAQRTGLEGKLVLINGHLALPNTKLKDGDVLEVRI, encoded by the exons ATGTTACTGGCTATCCTATATTTACTGATGCAAAG GCAGGTACAGAAGGCTATAGCTTTTGCAACGAAGGCACACCTTGGCCAAATCCGGAAAACAGGCGATCCTTATTTAGCTCATTGTATTCATACAGGGAGAATTTTGGCTGCGTTGGTTCCATCAAGTGGTAAACGA GCTGTTGAAACAATTGTGGCTGGTATTTTACATGACGTGGTCGATGACACCTGCCAAAGTTTACAGGACATCGAGGCAGAGTTTGGGGATGATGTGGCCGAGTTGGTAGCCGGTGTTTCTAGGCTGAGTTATATAAATCAG CTGTTACGCAGACATCGAAGGGTAAATGTCAACCAGGGTGTCCTTGGCCAAGAAGAG GCAAGTAATTTACGAGGCATGCTTTTGGGAATGATTGACGACCCGCGTGTTGTCCTCATCAAGCTTGCTGATCGTCTTCACAACATGAGAACAAT TTATGCTCTGCCAATGCATAAGGCTCAAGCTGTTGCAGAGGAAACATTAATTATTTGGTGTTCACTTGCTTCGAGATTGGGTCTGTGGGCATTGAAAGCTGAACTTGAAGATCTATGCTTTGCAGTTCTACAg CCTCAAATATTTCAAAGCATGAGAGCTGATCTGGCTTCCATGTGGAGCCCTTCAGCCAGAATAGGAAGCTCAGGAAGATTATATCTGAAAGGCAACCTGATACCTTTGGCCGAGAAAAGTTCAACTTCTTTTTACAACAAATCCTTGGCATTCAATGAGGGTCTCTGCAGTATGAAG GATCTGTTGGAAGCTGTTGTCCCATTTGATGTATTATTGGATCGGAGAAAACGGGCTAACTTTCTCTATAGTATTGCTAATAATGTGGAGACATGCACGAAACCAAAGGTTGTTCAGGATGCTGGGTTAGCTTTGGCATCATTGGTAATTTGTGAGGAAGCACTTGAGCGAGAATTGATCATATCGGCTTC TTACGTTCCAGGAATGGAGGTTACATTATCAAGCCGACTAAAAAGCCTGTATAGTATATACAGTAAG ATGAAACGAAAGGATACAAGCATTGATAAAGTATATGATGCACGTGCATTAAGAGTAGTTGTAGGAGACAAAAATGGAGCTTTACATGGACCTGCAGTTCAGTGCTGCTATAGTCTTCTTGACATTGTACACAG ACTTTGGACACCGATAGATGGTGAATTTGATGACTACATCATTAATCCCAAGCCTAGTGGCTATCAG TCCTTGCACACTGCAGTTGAAGGTCCTGACAACTCCCCTTTAGAAGTACAAATAAGAACACAG AGGATGCACGAGTATGCTGAACATGGACTGGCCGCACATTGGCTTTATAAGGAAACCGGAAATCCTTTTTCATCCGTAGACAGAATGGATACACCTGAAACAGATGCATCCTCATCCATAGACAAAATGGATGCACCTGAAACAGAAGCATCCTCGTCTATAGACAGAATGGATACACCTGAAACAGAAGCATCCTCCTATTTTTCCAAAGACACAGAAGCGGAAAATTCTTCAGATATTTTACTGAGCAAGAATAAGTCATTGAAGGCTGGACACCCGGTCCTTAGAGTAGAAGGAAGTCACCTACTTGCTGCTGTTATCATCAG TGTAGAAAATGAAGCAAGAGAATTGCTAGTTGCTGTAAGCTTTCAGCTGGCAGCTTCTGATGCAGTAGCTGATAGAAGATCATTTTTCCAGGATAAGCGATGGGAAGCTTATGCACGGCTATACAAAAAG GTGTCTGATGAATGGTGGTTTGAACCAGGACATGGGGATTGGTGTACTTGTCTAGAGAAATACACACTGTGTCGAGATGGTATGTATCACAAG CAAGACCAATTTGGGCGCCTTCTACCTACATTCGTCCAGGTTATCAATTTTACCGAGCAAGAAGAATCTGAATATTGGGACGTTGTATCTGCTGTGTTTGAGGGCAAGCAAGTGGATTGTATTGCATCGCAATCAAAATTAGACTTGGTTCCGTCAACTTCTATGGATGCTAGCATCAATAATAAG GTGCACCTTCTGAGAACAATGCTTTCCTGGGAAGAGCAATTGCGTTCTGAAGTAAATATCAATCAAACAAAGCACGATGCAAAGTTTGATGGTCCACGTGGTCCTCTTAACCTTGGAGAAGTGGTAGTTATATGTTGGCCTAATGGTGAAATTATGAGGTTGAAAGCTGGTAGCAGTGCTGTTGATGCTGCACAAAGAACTGGTTTGGAGGGAAAACTGGTTTTGATCAACGGACATTTAGCATTGCCTAATACAAAACTCAAAGATGGCGATGTTCTTGAAGTAAGAATCTAA